In the Klebsiella aerogenes KCTC 2190 genome, one interval contains:
- the potH gene encoding putrescine ABC transporter permease PotH has protein sequence MSTLEPPAGGKKPGGFALWLARQQMAHGRKLVIALPYLWLILLFLLPFLIVFKISLAEMARAIPPYTELLSWADGQLTLTLNLGNFLQLTDDPLYFEAYLQSLQVAAISTFCCLLLGYPLAWAVAHSKPSTRNILLLLVILPSWTSFLIRVYAWMGLLKSNGVLNNFLLWLGVIDQPLEILHTNLAVYIGIVYAYLPFMVLPIYTALTRIDYSLVEASLDLGARPLKTFFQVIVPLTKGGIIAGSMLVFIPAVGEFVIPELLGGPDSIMIGRVLWQEFFNNRDWPVASAVAIVMLLLLIVPIMWFHKHQQKQMGDHG, from the coding sequence ATGAGCACATTAGAACCTCCAGCCGGCGGCAAAAAGCCCGGCGGTTTTGCCCTGTGGCTGGCGCGCCAGCAGATGGCCCATGGGCGTAAGCTGGTGATTGCGCTGCCGTATCTGTGGTTAATCCTGCTGTTTTTACTGCCATTCCTGATCGTTTTTAAAATCAGTCTGGCCGAAATGGCGCGGGCGATCCCGCCCTATACCGAGTTACTGTCGTGGGCCGACGGTCAACTGACGTTGACGCTCAACCTCGGCAACTTCCTGCAGTTGACCGACGATCCGCTGTACTTTGAGGCTTATCTGCAGTCGTTGCAGGTGGCGGCAATTTCCACCTTTTGCTGTCTGCTATTGGGCTATCCGCTGGCGTGGGCGGTGGCGCATAGCAAGCCGTCGACGCGCAATATCCTGCTGCTGTTGGTTATATTACCTTCGTGGACCTCGTTCCTCATTCGCGTTTACGCCTGGATGGGGCTGCTGAAAAGCAACGGGGTGCTCAATAACTTCCTGTTGTGGCTCGGAGTTATCGATCAACCGCTGGAGATTTTGCATACCAATCTGGCGGTGTACATCGGTATCGTTTACGCCTACCTGCCGTTCATGGTGCTGCCGATTTATACCGCGCTGACGCGTATCGACTATTCGCTGGTGGAAGCGTCGCTGGATCTCGGCGCCAGGCCGTTAAAGACCTTCTTCCAGGTGATTGTTCCGTTAACGAAAGGCGGCATTATCGCCGGCTCGATGCTGGTGTTTATTCCGGCGGTGGGCGAGTTCGTCATCCCGGAACTGCTCGGCGGCCCCGACAGCATTATGATTGGCCGCGTGCTGTGGCAGGAGTTCTTTAATAACCGCGACTGGCCGGTAGCATCGGCGGTGGCGATTGTGATGTTGCTGTTGCTGATCGTGCCGATCATGTGGTTCCACAAGCATCAGCAAAAACAGATGGGGGATCATGGATGA
- a CDS encoding YbjO family protein has protein sequence MDDFTLGLFTKTRSSHARLNVPALVQVAAFAIILIRGLDLLMILNQLGVQGIADFVHRSVQTWALTLVFLASLALVFIEIWCAFSLVKGRNWARWLYLLTQIIVISYLWAASIGYGYPELFSVAGESKREILHALFLQKLPDLLVLALLFIPASCRRFFRLQ, from the coding sequence ATGGATGACTTTACGTTGGGATTGTTTACAAAAACTCGATCGTCTCATGCTCGTCTTAACGTCCCTGCGCTGGTACAGGTGGCGGCCTTTGCTATTATCTTAATTCGCGGTCTTGACCTGTTAATGATCCTCAATCAGCTTGGCGTGCAGGGGATTGCCGATTTTGTCCATCGTAGCGTGCAAACCTGGGCCCTGACGCTGGTGTTTCTGGCGAGCCTGGCGCTGGTGTTTATCGAGATCTGGTGCGCCTTTTCGCTGGTGAAAGGCCGTAACTGGGCGCGCTGGCTCTACCTGTTGACGCAAATTATCGTCATCTCTTATCTGTGGGCGGCCTCGATTGGCTACGGCTATCCAGAACTGTTCAGCGTGGCCGGGGAGTCAAAGCGGGAAATTCTCCATGCGCTGTTTCTGCAGAAGCTGCCGGATCTGCTGGTGCTGGCGCTATTGTTTATCCCTGCGTCGTGCCGACGGTTTTTCCGCTTGCAATAA
- a CDS encoding YbjN domain-containing protein gives MDSLVVPGLDTLRHWLDELGISFFECDSCQALHLPHMQNFDGIFDAKIDLLDNVVLFSALAEVKPSALLPLSADLSAINASSLTVKAFLDIQDDNLPKLVVCQALPVGAGVTLEQFAWFFRQSEEQVSMVILEAGANQLLYKAEEQEEEAAAEEVQYHFLH, from the coding sequence ATGGATTCACTGGTCGTTCCGGGTCTTGATACATTACGTCATTGGCTCGACGAGTTAGGCATCAGTTTTTTTGAGTGCGACTCCTGCCAGGCGTTGCACCTGCCGCATATGCAGAATTTCGACGGTATTTTCGATGCCAAAATCGACCTGCTGGACAACGTGGTGTTGTTTTCGGCGCTGGCGGAAGTGAAGCCCTCTGCGCTGCTGCCGCTGTCGGCGGATCTGTCGGCGATTAACGCCAGTTCGCTGACCGTAAAAGCGTTCCTTGATATTCAGGATGATAACCTGCCGAAGCTGGTGGTCTGCCAGGCGCTGCCCGTTGGCGCGGGCGTCACTCTCGAACAGTTTGCCTGGTTCTTCCGCCAGAGCGAAGAGCAGGTCTCGATGGTCATTCTGGAAGCCGGTGCCAATCAACTGCTGTATAAAGCGGAAGAGCAGGAAGAAGAGGCCGCAGCCGAAGAAGTGCAATACCATTTTCTGCACTAA
- the potI gene encoding putrescine ABC transporter permease PotI — protein sequence MNDLPVVRSPWRILILVLGFTFLYAPMLMLVIYSFNSSKLVTVWAGWSTRWYSELFHDDAMMSAVGLSLTIAACAATAAAILGTIAAVVLVRFGRFRGSNGFAFMITAPLVMPDVITGLSLLLLFVALGHSIGWPSDRGMLTIWLAHVTFCTAYVAVVISSRLRELDRSIEEAAMDLGAAPLKVFFVITLPMIMPAVISGWLLAFTLSLDDLVIASFVSGPGATTLPMLVFSSVRMGVNPEINALATLILGVVGIVGFIAWYLMARAEKQRVRDIQRARRG from the coding sequence ATGAATGACTTACCGGTAGTACGTTCGCCATGGCGGATTCTGATCCTCGTGCTCGGTTTTACCTTCCTGTATGCGCCGATGCTGATGCTGGTTATCTATTCATTTAACAGTTCGAAGCTGGTGACGGTATGGGCGGGGTGGTCGACGCGCTGGTATAGCGAGCTGTTTCATGATGACGCGATGATGAGCGCGGTGGGGTTAAGCCTGACCATTGCCGCCTGCGCGGCGACGGCGGCGGCGATCCTTGGCACGATTGCCGCGGTGGTGCTGGTGCGTTTTGGCCGTTTTCGCGGTTCCAACGGTTTTGCTTTTATGATCACCGCGCCGCTGGTGATGCCCGATGTGATTACCGGGCTGTCGCTGCTGCTGCTGTTTGTCGCGCTGGGGCATTCCATCGGCTGGCCATCGGATCGTGGCATGTTGACGATATGGCTGGCGCATGTCACCTTCTGTACCGCCTACGTGGCGGTGGTGATCTCTTCACGTCTGCGCGAGCTGGACAGGTCAATCGAAGAGGCGGCGATGGATCTTGGCGCCGCGCCGCTGAAGGTGTTTTTCGTGATAACCTTGCCGATGATTATGCCCGCGGTCATTTCCGGATGGTTGCTGGCGTTTACCTTGTCGCTTGATGACCTGGTGATTGCCAGCTTCGTTTCCGGACCAGGGGCGACGACGCTGCCGATGCTGGTCTTCTCCAGCGTGCGGATGGGCGTTAACCCGGAAATTAACGCCCTGGCGACCTTAATCCTCGGTGTGGTGGGAATTGTCGGTTTTATCGCCTGGTATTTAATGGCTCGCGCAGAAAAGCAGCGAGTGCGTGATATCCAGCGTGCAAGAAGGGGCTGA
- a CDS encoding GrxA family glutaredoxin encodes MFTVIFGRPGCPYCVRAKELAEKLSTERDDFSYRYIDIHAEGISKADLEKTVGKPVETVPQIFVDQKHIGGCTDFEAWAKENLGLFA; translated from the coding sequence ATGTTTACCGTTATTTTTGGTCGCCCAGGTTGCCCGTACTGCGTTCGCGCTAAAGAACTGGCTGAGAAACTGAGCACCGAGCGCGATGACTTCAGCTATCGCTACATTGATATCCACGCGGAAGGCATCAGCAAAGCCGATCTGGAAAAAACCGTCGGTAAGCCGGTAGAAACCGTACCGCAGATTTTCGTCGATCAGAAACACATCGGCGGCTGCACGGATTTCGAAGCCTGGGCGAAGGAAAATCTCGGCCTGTTTGCCTGA
- the nfsA gene encoding nitroreductase NfsA, whose product MTPTIDLLRNHRSIRHFTDAPISDQQREAIIAGAQGASSSSFLQCTSIIRITDPQMREQLVELTGGQQHVAQAAEFWVFCADFNRHLQICPQAQLGLAEQLLLGVVDTALMAQNALIAAESLGLGGVYIGGLRNNIDAVTELLQLPKHVLPLFGLCLGWPADDPQVKPRIPPAMLVHENHYQPLDQQVLAQYDEQLADYYLTRGSNTRRDTWSDHIRRTIIKESRPFILDYLHKQGWATR is encoded by the coding sequence ATGACGCCGACCATTGATCTGCTGCGTAACCACCGTTCCATCCGCCATTTTACCGACGCGCCGATTAGCGACCAACAGCGTGAGGCGATCATTGCCGGGGCGCAAGGGGCTTCCAGCTCCAGCTTTTTACAATGTACCTCGATTATTCGCATTACCGACCCGCAGATGCGTGAGCAGCTGGTTGAGTTGACCGGCGGCCAGCAGCACGTGGCGCAGGCAGCGGAGTTTTGGGTATTCTGCGCCGATTTCAACCGCCACCTGCAAATTTGCCCGCAAGCGCAGTTGGGACTGGCTGAACAGCTGCTGCTGGGCGTTGTCGACACCGCGCTAATGGCGCAGAATGCCTTAATCGCCGCGGAATCCCTGGGATTAGGCGGCGTCTATATTGGCGGCCTGCGTAATAACATTGACGCGGTAACCGAGCTGCTGCAGCTGCCGAAACACGTGTTGCCGCTGTTTGGCCTGTGCCTTGGCTGGCCTGCTGACGACCCGCAGGTTAAGCCGCGTATTCCGCCTGCGATGCTGGTGCATGAGAATCACTACCAACCGCTTGATCAACAGGTGCTGGCGCAGTATGACGAACAGCTGGCGGACTATTATCTGACGCGCGGCAGCAATACCCGCCGCGATACCTGGAGCGATCATATCCGCCGCACCATCATCAAAGAGAGCCGGCCGTTTATTCTCGATTATTTGCATAAACAGGGCTGGGCAACGCGCTGA
- the potF gene encoding spermidine/putrescine ABC transporter substrate-binding protein PotF, with the protein MTALGKKWLTGVITGALMAVSAGSLAAEQKTLHVYNWSDYIAPDTVANFEKETGIKVVYDVFDSNEVLEGKLMAGSTGFDLVVPSASFLERQLAAGVFQPLDKSKLPNWKNLDPKVLQLVARHDPDNKYAMPYMWATTGIGYNVDKVKAALGKDVPLNSWDLVLKPENLEKLKSCGVSFLDAPEEIFSTVLNYLGKDPNSTKADDYTGPATDLLLKLRPNIRYFHSSQYINDLANGDICVAIGWAGDVWQAANRAKEAKNGVNISYFIPKEGALAFFDVFAMPADAKNKDEAYQFLNYLLRPEVIAHISDHVYYANANKEATPLVSADIRNNPAIYPPEDVFAKLFTLKVQDPKIDRVRTRAWTKVKSGK; encoded by the coding sequence ATGACCGCCTTGGGTAAAAAATGGTTAACAGGTGTGATTACGGGTGCGCTGATGGCCGTTTCTGCCGGCTCGCTCGCAGCGGAACAAAAAACGCTGCACGTTTATAACTGGTCTGATTATATTGCGCCGGACACGGTTGCCAATTTTGAAAAAGAGACCGGTATTAAAGTGGTGTATGACGTATTCGATTCCAACGAAGTGCTGGAAGGTAAATTAATGGCCGGCAGCACCGGGTTTGATCTGGTGGTGCCGTCGGCAAGCTTCCTTGAACGCCAGCTGGCGGCCGGGGTATTCCAACCGCTGGATAAAAGCAAACTGCCGAACTGGAAAAACCTCGACCCGAAAGTTTTACAACTGGTGGCGCGTCACGATCCCGATAATAAATATGCGATGCCATACATGTGGGCGACCACCGGCATCGGCTATAACGTCGATAAAGTGAAAGCGGCGCTGGGTAAAGACGTTCCGTTGAACAGCTGGGATCTGGTGCTTAAGCCGGAAAACCTTGAGAAGCTGAAAAGCTGCGGCGTCTCCTTCCTTGATGCCCCCGAAGAGATTTTCTCGACGGTGCTGAACTATCTCGGCAAAGATCCAAACAGCACCAAAGCCGATGATTACACCGGACCGGCAACCGATCTGCTGCTGAAGCTGCGGCCCAATATCCGTTACTTCCACTCTTCGCAATATATCAATGACCTGGCAAACGGTGATATTTGCGTCGCTATCGGCTGGGCGGGCGATGTCTGGCAGGCGGCGAATCGCGCGAAAGAGGCGAAGAATGGCGTCAATATCTCCTACTTTATTCCGAAAGAGGGGGCGCTGGCCTTCTTTGATGTCTTCGCCATGCCGGCGGATGCCAAAAATAAAGACGAAGCCTATCAGTTCCTGAACTATCTGCTGCGCCCGGAGGTCATCGCCCATATCAGCGATCACGTCTACTACGCTAACGCTAACAAAGAGGCGACGCCGCTGGTCAGTGCCGACATCCGCAACAACCCGGCGATTTACCCGCCTGAGGATGTCTTCGCCAAGCTGTTCACCCTCAAGGTGCAGGATCCGAAGATTGACCGCGTGCGCACCCGCGCGTGGACCAAAGTGAAAAGCGGAAAATAA
- the potG gene encoding putrescine ABC transporter ATP-binding subunit PotG gives MNDAMPRPQAKAPKALTPLLEIRNLTKSFDGQHAVDDVNLTIYKGEIFALLGASGCGKSTLLRMLAGFELPTAGQIVLDGVDLARVPPYQRPINMMFQSYALFPHMTVEQNIAFGLKQDKLPKAEINARVQEMLALVHMQEFAKRKPHQLSGGQRQRVALARSLAKRPKLLLLDEPMGALDKKLRDRMQLEVVDILERVGVTCVMVTHDQEEAMTMAGRIAIMNRGKFVQIGEPEEIYEHPTTRYSAEFIGSVNVFEGLVKERLEDGLVLNAPGLVHPLKVDPDASVVDNVPVWVALRPEKIMLCDEPPADGFNFAVGEVIHIAYLGDLSIYHVRLKSGQMISAQLQNEHRHRKGMPTWGDEVRLCWDADSCVVLTV, from the coding sequence GTGAATGACGCAATGCCCCGCCCACAGGCGAAAGCCCCCAAAGCGCTGACCCCGCTGCTGGAAATCCGTAATTTAACCAAATCCTTCGATGGGCAACACGCCGTCGATGATGTCAACCTCACTATTTATAAAGGCGAAATCTTTGCCTTACTGGGCGCGTCCGGCTGCGGGAAATCGACGCTGCTACGTATGCTGGCAGGTTTTGAGTTGCCCACCGCCGGGCAGATTGTGCTGGATGGCGTCGACCTGGCGCGCGTGCCGCCGTACCAGCGGCCGATCAATATGATGTTCCAGTCTTACGCGCTATTTCCCCACATGACGGTGGAGCAAAATATCGCCTTTGGTCTTAAGCAGGACAAGCTGCCAAAGGCGGAGATTAACGCCCGCGTCCAGGAGATGCTGGCGTTGGTGCATATGCAGGAGTTCGCCAAACGCAAGCCGCACCAGCTTTCCGGCGGCCAACGTCAGCGCGTGGCGCTGGCGCGAAGCCTGGCGAAGCGGCCGAAATTACTGCTGCTTGATGAACCGATGGGCGCATTGGATAAAAAACTACGCGACCGGATGCAGCTTGAGGTAGTGGATATTCTTGAGCGCGTCGGCGTCACCTGCGTGATGGTCACCCATGACCAGGAAGAGGCGATGACCATGGCGGGCCGTATCGCCATCATGAACCGCGGTAAGTTCGTGCAGATCGGCGAGCCGGAGGAGATCTATGAACATCCGACGACCCGCTATAGCGCCGAGTTTATCGGCTCGGTAAACGTCTTCGAAGGGCTGGTCAAAGAGCGGCTGGAAGATGGCCTGGTACTGAATGCGCCGGGGCTGGTGCATCCGCTGAAAGTCGATCCGGATGCCTCGGTGGTGGATAACGTGCCGGTCTGGGTGGCGCTGCGTCCGGAGAAAATCATGCTCTGCGACGAACCGCCGGCAGACGGCTTTAACTTTGCGGTAGGCGAGGTTATCCATATTGCCTACCTCGGCGATCTGTCTATCTATCATGTCCGTCTGAAAAGCGGGCAGATGATCAGCGCGCAGCTGCAAAATGAGCATCGCCATCGGAAAGGAATGCCGACCTGGGGTGATGAGGTTCGCTTGTGCTGGGATGCCGATAGCTGCGTTGTTCTGACGGTGTAA
- a CDS encoding YbjC family protein encodes MRSPAALPKSILIVELVGMALLTLAWLSLNQYVQLHAPFASPTAALIMIFAGILLMIPAAIALMWRIAKIVAPQLTDNKTSSSTPSEREKHHDADH; translated from the coding sequence ATGCGATCGCCTGCCGCATTACCCAAAAGTATTCTGATTGTTGAGCTCGTCGGCATGGCGCTGCTGACGTTGGCCTGGCTGTCATTAAACCAGTATGTTCAACTGCATGCGCCATTTGCCAGCCCGACGGCGGCGCTCATCATGATCTTTGCCGGGATCCTGCTGATGATCCCGGCGGCGATAGCCTTAATGTGGCGAATAGCGAAAATTGTCGCGCCGCAGTTGACCGATAATAAGACCTCATCTTCTACCCCGTCCGAACGAGAAAAACACCATGACGCCGACCATTGA
- the rlmC gene encoding 23S rRNA (uracil(747)-C(5))-methyltransferase RlmC, which translates to MHCALYDAGRCRSCQWLELPLTQQLADKMANLRELLAGHPAATWLAPVSGPETAFRNKAKMVVSGSVERPLLGMLHRDGTPEDLTDCPLYPPSFEPVFAALKPFIARAGLTPYNVARKRGELKYLLLTESQHGGMMLRFVLRSAAKLEQLRAALPWLQQQLPQLKVITANIQPVHMAIMEGEQEIFLSDQQALAENFNGVPLWIRPQSFFQTNPTVASQLYATARDWVRALPVNHMWDLFCGVGGFGLHCATPQMRLTGIEIAPEAIACAKQSAAQLGLTNLHFQALDSTQFATHEDDIPQLVLVNPPRRGIGAELCDYLSRMAPPYIIYSSCNARTMAADIDRLQGYRLERVQLFDMFPHTAHYEVLTLLVREV; encoded by the coding sequence ATGCATTGCGCACTTTACGACGCGGGCCGCTGCCGTTCTTGTCAGTGGCTGGAATTGCCATTGACGCAACAGCTCGCCGATAAAATGGCTAACCTGCGCGAACTGCTGGCGGGTCATCCAGCGGCGACATGGCTTGCTCCGGTTTCAGGTCCGGAGACGGCGTTTCGCAACAAAGCGAAAATGGTCGTAAGCGGTAGCGTAGAGCGCCCGCTGCTAGGCATGCTGCACCGCGATGGCACGCCGGAAGATCTCACCGATTGTCCGCTGTATCCGCCGAGTTTTGAACCGGTTTTCGCCGCGCTGAAGCCGTTTATCGCCCGCGCCGGACTCACCCCCTATAACGTTGCCCGCAAGCGCGGCGAACTGAAGTATTTGCTGCTGACAGAAAGCCAGCACGGCGGCATGATGTTGCGTTTCGTTCTGCGCTCTGCGGCAAAGCTTGAACAGTTGCGCGCCGCGCTGCCGTGGTTACAGCAGCAGTTGCCGCAGCTAAAGGTGATTACCGCCAATATTCAGCCCGTGCATATGGCTATCATGGAAGGGGAGCAGGAGATTTTCCTCAGCGATCAACAGGCGCTGGCGGAGAACTTTAACGGCGTACCGCTGTGGATCCGCCCGCAAAGCTTTTTCCAGACCAACCCGACGGTGGCGAGCCAGCTCTATGCTACCGCCCGCGACTGGGTACGCGCGCTGCCGGTCAACCACATGTGGGATCTGTTTTGCGGCGTCGGCGGTTTCGGCCTGCACTGCGCAACCCCGCAGATGCGCCTTACCGGTATCGAAATCGCCCCGGAAGCCATCGCCTGCGCGAAGCAATCCGCGGCCCAATTGGGATTAACCAATCTTCATTTTCAGGCGCTGGATTCCACGCAATTCGCGACGCATGAAGACGATATTCCACAGCTTGTGCTGGTCAACCCGCCGCGGCGCGGCATCGGCGCCGAACTGTGCGATTATCTAAGCCGCATGGCGCCGCCGTATATCATTTATTCGAGCTGTAACGCCCGGACGATGGCCGCAGATATTGATCGTCTGCAGGGCTATCGCCTTGAGCGAGTGCAGTTGTTCGATATGTTTCCACATACCGCGCATTATGAAGTGCTGACGCTGCTGGTTCGTGAAGTTTAA
- a CDS encoding inner membrane protein YbjM, protein MKSERAWAGIICGFFLFIVVCLSLLLHMKGAFRQTGNPELGLLFFVLPGAVASCLSPGRRVIRPLIGAMLAAPVCLVVMRMFFITHRSFWQELAWLFSAVFWCALGALCFLFICVWLDARRRHSTEE, encoded by the coding sequence GGTTCTTTCTGTTTATTGTGGTCTGTTTATCGCTGTTGCTGCATATGAAAGGGGCTTTTCGGCAAACGGGCAACCCCGAGCTTGGACTGCTGTTCTTTGTGCTACCTGGCGCCGTGGCGAGCTGTTTATCCCCCGGAAGGCGCGTCATACGTCCGCTGATTGGCGCCATGCTGGCGGCACCGGTTTGTCTGGTGGTGATGCGGATGTTCTTTATTACTCATCGATCGTTTTGGCAGGAACTGGCGTGGCTTTTTAGCGCGGTCTTCTGGTGCGCGCTCGGGGCGCTATGCTTTTTATTTATTTGCGTCTGGCTGGACGCCAGACGCAGGCACTCAACGGAAGAGTGA
- the rimK gene encoding 30S ribosomal protein S6--L-glutamate ligase, which translates to MKIAILSRDGTLYSCRRLREAAQKRGHQVEILDPLSCYMSVSPVASSIHYKGRQLPHFDAVIPRIGTAITYYGTAALRQFELLGSYPLNESVAITRARDKLRSLQLLARQGIDLPVTGIAHSPDDTSDLIAMVGGAPLVVKLVEGTQGIGVVLAETRQAAESVIDAFRGLNAHILVQEYIAEAKGCDIRCLVVGDEVVAAIERRAKEGDFRSNLHRGGVATTAMLSDQEREMAIKAAQTLGLDVAGVDILRAHRGPLVMEVNASPGLEGIETTTHVDIAGRMIAWIERQATPGYCLKMGG; encoded by the coding sequence GTGAAAATCGCTATATTATCCCGGGATGGAACGCTTTATTCTTGCCGCCGCTTGCGTGAAGCCGCGCAAAAACGCGGGCATCAGGTCGAGATCCTCGATCCGCTCTCCTGCTATATGAGCGTCAGCCCGGTTGCCTCCTCGATTCACTACAAAGGGCGACAGTTGCCCCATTTTGATGCAGTCATTCCGCGTATTGGCACGGCGATCACCTATTACGGCACCGCCGCGCTGCGGCAGTTCGAACTGCTGGGCAGCTATCCGCTAAACGAGTCGGTGGCGATTACCCGCGCCCGCGATAAGCTGCGCTCGCTGCAGTTGCTGGCGCGTCAGGGAATCGATCTACCGGTCACCGGTATTGCTCACTCGCCGGACGACACCAGCGATCTGATCGCCATGGTCGGCGGCGCGCCGCTGGTGGTGAAGTTAGTGGAGGGGACGCAGGGGATCGGTGTGGTGCTGGCGGAAACGCGACAGGCGGCGGAAAGCGTGATTGACGCCTTCCGGGGCCTCAATGCGCACATTCTGGTGCAAGAATATATCGCTGAGGCAAAAGGGTGCGATATCCGCTGCCTGGTGGTTGGCGATGAGGTGGTGGCGGCGATTGAACGGCGGGCGAAGGAGGGCGATTTTCGCTCTAACCTGCACCGCGGCGGCGTCGCCACTACGGCCATGCTTAGCGATCAGGAGCGGGAGATGGCGATTAAAGCGGCGCAAACGCTGGGTCTGGACGTGGCAGGCGTGGATATCCTGCGCGCCCACCGCGGCCCGCTGGTGATGGAAGTTAACGCCTCGCCGGGGCTGGAAGGGATTGAAACCACCACTCACGTCGATATTGCCGGGCGGATGATCGCGTGGATCGAACGTCAGGCCACGCCTGGATATTGTCTAAAAATGGGAGGGTAG
- a CDS encoding response regulator transcription factor gives MSKKILLVEDDDDIAALLRLNLQDEGYQIVHEADGAQALRQLDNGVWDAVILDLMLPNVDGLEICRRIRQQTRYLPVIIISARSSETQRVQGLEMGADDYLAKPFSLLELIARVKAVFRRQEAMGQNLLMDAGRIACHGLNIDPLSREVRLRGELVDLTPREFDLLYYFARHPGEVFSRLALLDSVWGYQHEGYEHTVNTHINRLRTKIERDPAEPDIILTVWGKGYKFAPYSAGAQS, from the coding sequence ATGAGTAAAAAAATCCTGCTGGTGGAAGATGATGATGATATTGCGGCTTTGTTGCGCCTGAATCTGCAGGATGAAGGGTACCAAATCGTGCACGAGGCGGACGGCGCGCAGGCGCTGCGCCAGCTGGATAACGGCGTCTGGGATGCGGTGATTCTTGACCTGATGTTGCCCAACGTCGACGGGCTGGAGATTTGCCGTCGCATCCGTCAGCAAACGCGCTATCTACCGGTGATTATTATTAGCGCCCGTTCGAGCGAAACCCAGCGCGTGCAGGGGCTGGAAATGGGGGCCGATGATTATCTGGCGAAACCTTTTTCTCTGCTGGAGCTGATTGCCCGGGTGAAGGCGGTTTTCCGCCGTCAGGAAGCGATGGGACAAAATCTCTTGATGGATGCCGGACGTATCGCCTGCCACGGCCTGAATATCGACCCGCTGTCCCGGGAGGTCAGGCTGCGCGGTGAACTGGTTGACCTCACGCCGCGCGAATTCGATCTGCTCTATTACTTTGCCCGCCATCCCGGTGAAGTTTTTTCGCGTCTGGCGCTGCTGGATAGCGTCTGGGGCTATCAGCATGAAGGCTACGAACATACGGTCAACACGCATATTAATCGTCTGCGTACGAAAATAGAGCGCGACCCGGCAGAGCCGGACATTATTCTTACCGTCTGGGGGAAGGGGTATAAATTTGCGCCCTATAGCGCCGGGGCGCAGTCATGA